The window atatgaaaaataaattaaatataaaaatgggaAGGACTACCACAGTCCTCTTGATgcttgatattaaaaaaaaaaaaaaaatatagggaaAGAGGAGGAAGAGAAGGAGGGAATTTATGACGTTTTTTAAAATCGTAAAAGTTTTGTCGAGTCTGAGAGTatgttgttggtttttttatatcgAGTTCCATTCACTAGCCGACCACTGTCGAGGTCGTGCCAAGTATCACCAAGTTGATGTGTAACCTCGTgtacaattttcatttaattttcatccCTAATTAATCCACCCCTTCTCCACTAAccattcaaaaagaaaaacaaaaattattcatatttaaaacaatagtttttcatttttcttgtgctaatcaaatttatatttattccggaattataattcaaaaaatagtGTAAACAATAACAGGTGTTTTTACgacataattaattgaaaaaaaaaaataaataaaaaattatttttttatcattaattttaaacaagttATACAGTGTTattagttttaatattatttttggaaaaatgaCTGTTGCTGGAAAGGTgagctaaaattaaaaaaaataatttaaattttttattaaaaaaggaaaatttatgaattttttttgggtttttatttatactaaatgtaaaaaatataaaatgaaattaataaataccatGTGCACAAACGTGTCTACAGACAAgataatgtatataatatattactgGATCCGGTTTGTCGAGTCAAAAGTCAATTATAATGAGATTAACGGACATGTGCGCAAGTTTGATGGCTCTACGTCATTCAGCGTCATTGAGGGTCAACAGTCCTCCACACAATACtttcatattttcaaaaaaaataatttataaaatattaattgttattttaatacatacatataattataaatcgaaagtatatatattattttcacatgaCCCGGAAGTGGTGTAGACCGGAGGAGGTGATTGAGACTTTGAGAGAGTATATTCCCTCACATTAAACCGCAAAAGGAACTTGAGCACATCGATACATCTGGCTTTCGctgagaaatatataaaaaaattaattctacaTGTTTCATGTATTTCGAAAACTCATcttgtaaattaaaacaataaatttttttcagtcaaaTCAAACGACAAACTTTTTCTTCAttgataaaagaattttttaatttaaaaaaaaattcattcatctTGATAAACCAATTGACAAATCAATggctaaattattttaaatttatttttcgaaatccCTAGGGTTTCAAGTCGAGGTCAAACACGCGCTCCAGCCGGTTCCGGTATAAATCCTACCCGGATCTTCTCAaataaacacacacacaaacattATCGGTCATTAACGTGTTTCGATTATCatcaactaattaatttatcaacaaaatacatCATGtaattgttgaagaaaaaaaaacacctgcCATCTCGTTGATgtttttaaatgaagaaaaaaatttgcattgtTTAAACGACAAAAGATTTATGATGGTGGATGATGACCTTCGTCATTATTACATATCAACATTTGCCTTTCCctctgatttttaaatttgataaaaaaagctggaacaatttaattaaaaattatgttatccaatgatgatgaatttttttcttgattgaaaaatcatttatattttagatttattggtaaatttattggtagctttttcattattattattaatttgttgttgcGTCAATTCACCTGTCAGTATTTGTGTTTGAAATTGTGATTGGATTGTGGGCACTTTGGCGATGTAAAGAGCACGCGATTTGACCGACCCTGATAGTACACAACAACAGTATAGTATACAAGAGTCTCGTCCCGCTACTTTCACCTGAATCCCCGCTAATGGCTACATCCGCCAACCTGAGAGAGCTATGCCCCATTTAATTTCACAAagttacttgaatttttttaaaaaaacttgaaaacaaaaatatatacataatgaaaatgaaattaatatatatttaattttctttttagagATATGTTGATTGCACAATTTTTGAAGGTGGAAGTATTATGAGTACTGAGGCAGCTGAAGATTCATCATATGACAGTGATTATGATGCTGAAGAATCATCAAGTTCAACAGCAATAAATTCacttgtagataaaaaaatatcttcatCAAATCATTCTGATGTTTCAAGAACAACATCTGACACATTGGCAGCTGAATTTGCAGAATATGTCACGATACAATCAAAGTCATCATCATTACAAAGTCCAGGTATGTTAAATATGAGTATATGACTTTGAAAAACAACATCATTACATaaacaatgttttttatttttagaatacaTAGCAAAAGTTGAATTTGCATTGAAATTGGGATACACAGAGCGTCTTGTTCAAATAGCACTTGAAAAACTAGGTCCAAATCCAGAACAAAATGAACTTTTGGCTGAGTTAATACGCCTCGGAGCAAGTTCATCATCATCCCTActaaattatgatgatgactACGAgtacaaaaataacaatgaaatattaaatgatagtTTTGATAAAACAGTTGGTTCATCATGTTCAAGCTATGGCCTACGACCAGTTGTCATTGATGGTAGTAATGTTGCGATGAGCCATGgtaataaagaaatattttcatgtcgTGGTATTAAAATATGTGTTGATTGGTTTCGTTCACGTGGTCACAATGAAATAACAGTATTTGTACCAAAATGGAGAAAGGAAACATCACGACCCGACAATCCAATTGCCGAACAAGATATACTTGTTGAACTTGAACGTGATAGACTACTTGTATTTACACCATCAAGACTTGTTGGTGGTAAAAGAATGGTTTGTTATGATGACAGATATATACTACGTCTTGCTGCTGAATTAAATGGAATTGTTGTTAGTAATGATAACTATCGTGATTTGGCACAAGAAAATCCAGAATTTCGTCGTGTTGTTGAAGAAAGAATACTCATGTATAGTTTTGTCAATGATAGATTTATGCCACCAGATGATCCATTGGGTAGAAGTGGTCCtacacttgataattttttacgtattggtagtaattttaaaaaggcTGAATTTTCATCACCTTGTCCATATGCTAAAAAATGTACATACGGTAACAAGTGTAAATTTTTACATCCTGAAAGAGGATTATATCACACACAAAAAACAGttactgaaaaattatttgaacatGCCCAGAGACATTTACAAGCAAGAGGTACGAGTTTTAGTTTACCACCAGGTTTAAATAACACACATAAACCATTGTCAAGAACAAAATCATCAGCACATTCATCAGGGGCAAATAAATCTGTAACTGTTCCAAAAAGTAAATCTGTTGAAAATGTTACTGATGGAATAGCATGtccaattatttatcaaccaATTTCACAAGTACAAAATCAACAAGGTAAATAagtttgaattaataaataaaataaacataaagttgttatttatattttttgcctGTTTAATGTAGGTCCAGTTGGATGGCAAGCTTCAAGAGTCACTAGCCTTGATCAAGAACCAGCAAATATGCATAGAAAATTGCAAAGACAATTGACATTAAATCCAGCTTGTGATCCAAGGCTGTATCAATTGAGAAGGTTTCATCAGCAGCATCAAAATGTCATGAATTCTCCATTGAACAATCTTCAACATCGACCACTCACTCGACACACTAGCAATGAAACGTATCCAGCACAATTAAcgtatgttttattaatatttttatttaaaacaaataactaGCAATACAATGTGATTTTAATTGACAGTTGGGAAACATCTGGACATCATAATCATCAGCATGTTACAAGAATTGCATCAGCTCCAGATTCATATCGTGCTTGGCCACCACAAACAACAAATCAAACAATTTCAAGACTGGGAACATCAGAtccacaattaaatatattgcaaccatcatcaacatcatcaacaacaacaaccacaacaacaacaacaacaacgacaattgtaaataatcatcatgCCAACTGGAATATATCACAAACACATGATGCACGTCGACGTATTCATTATCATcttgcaaatatatttcctgAGGAACAAGTTCAAACAGTCATGGCACTTAATCCACATGAAACtgatccaaaaaaaatatgtgctTTGATTTTAACAATGTTTCctaaactataataaatttattttattttttttttttttatcagcaacGAGAAATACCTCTCTAtgagtttaaatattataatttgaccAAATTAAAATGTGAACCAATAGAAATGCTCTCGAGAGCCaggataatattattttttaatttgaatgaatatatttttttattttaaaataattgagggAAGATAACTACTAGAAATTATTGTGATCATGAAATTGATACGTTATTCATTTCAGTTAACAAGTTGCTCTCTGTGAGAGaacgtatttttaaatattactcagtttttttttttttttgattgattgattatttaattgttgataattaattatgatagAAAAATAACTTCAAGGGTTTTATTCTCAACGAgctaatgttttttattattagctaAATTTATATGTCGATTGATGAATAGAAATTTGAAGTTATAAAATTGTCCAGCAAGTGTTGAAGAAATTGGGTAAATCGAATTTATACAAATGGAAAGCATTGACTCACATTGAGTtgaagtttataataatttttttttatatttataatgtatatagaattatatatttagctaagaatatatttttttgacaatttattgTACTTTTATTGTAACAAGTGTTatttagttgataaattttaataaaaaaaaatagaaatcttttttgttttctcataaaaaaatacgtcTTCTTGAATTTCccttttcaaatattttttctggtATTTATTTAGCTCAAATTAATAAGAAACCTTAtcctgtaaatttttaaatcaattcttcaaggcatttaatttatagaaaaaaaaaatcgaaatttcg is drawn from Aphidius gifuensis isolate YNYX2018 linkage group LG3, ASM1490517v1, whole genome shotgun sequence and contains these coding sequences:
- the LOC122851222 gene encoding probable ribonuclease ZC3H12B isoform X1, with product MTVAGKRYVDCTIFEGGSIMSTEAAEDSSYDSDYDAEESSSSTAINSLVDKKISSSNHSDVSRTTSDTLAAEFAEYVTIQSKSSSLQSPEYIAKVEFALKLGYTERLVQIALEKLGPNPEQNELLAELIRLGASSSSSLLNYDDDYEYKNNNEILNDSFDKTVGSSCSSYGLRPVVIDGSNVAMSHGNKEIFSCRGIKICVDWFRSRGHNEITVFVPKWRKETSRPDNPIAEQDILVELERDRLLVFTPSRLVGGKRMVCYDDRYILRLAAELNGIVVSNDNYRDLAQENPEFRRVVEERILMYSFVNDRFMPPDDPLGRSGPTLDNFLRIGSNFKKAEFSSPCPYAKKCTYGNKCKFLHPERGLYHTQKTVTEKLFEHAQRHLQARGTSFSLPPGLNNTHKPLSRTKSSAHSSGANKSVTVPKSKSVENVTDGIACPIIYQPISQVQNQQGPVGWQASRVTSLDQEPANMHRKLQRQLTLNPACDPRLYQLRRFHQQHQNVMNSPLNNLQHRPLTRHTSNETYPAQLTWETSGHHNHQHVTRIASAPDSYRAWPPQTTNQTISRLGTSDPQLNILQPSSTSSTTTTTTTTTTTTIVNNHHANWNISQTHDARRRIHYHLANIFPEEQVQTVMALNPHETDPKKICALILTMFPKL
- the LOC122851222 gene encoding probable ribonuclease ZC3H12B isoform X2; amino-acid sequence: MPIKWRYVDCTIFEGGSIMSTEAAEDSSYDSDYDAEESSSSTAINSLVDKKISSSNHSDVSRTTSDTLAAEFAEYVTIQSKSSSLQSPEYIAKVEFALKLGYTERLVQIALEKLGPNPEQNELLAELIRLGASSSSSLLNYDDDYEYKNNNEILNDSFDKTVGSSCSSYGLRPVVIDGSNVAMSHGNKEIFSCRGIKICVDWFRSRGHNEITVFVPKWRKETSRPDNPIAEQDILVELERDRLLVFTPSRLVGGKRMVCYDDRYILRLAAELNGIVVSNDNYRDLAQENPEFRRVVEERILMYSFVNDRFMPPDDPLGRSGPTLDNFLRIGSNFKKAEFSSPCPYAKKCTYGNKCKFLHPERGLYHTQKTVTEKLFEHAQRHLQARGTSFSLPPGLNNTHKPLSRTKSSAHSSGANKSVTVPKSKSVENVTDGIACPIIYQPISQVQNQQGPVGWQASRVTSLDQEPANMHRKLQRQLTLNPACDPRLYQLRRFHQQHQNVMNSPLNNLQHRPLTRHTSNETYPAQLTWETSGHHNHQHVTRIASAPDSYRAWPPQTTNQTISRLGTSDPQLNILQPSSTSSTTTTTTTTTTTTIVNNHHANWNISQTHDARRRIHYHLANIFPEEQVQTVMALNPHETDPKKICALILTMFPKL
- the LOC122851222 gene encoding probable ribonuclease ZC3H12B isoform X3; the encoded protein is MSTEAAEDSSYDSDYDAEESSSSTAINSLVDKKISSSNHSDVSRTTSDTLAAEFAEYVTIQSKSSSLQSPEYIAKVEFALKLGYTERLVQIALEKLGPNPEQNELLAELIRLGASSSSSLLNYDDDYEYKNNNEILNDSFDKTVGSSCSSYGLRPVVIDGSNVAMSHGNKEIFSCRGIKICVDWFRSRGHNEITVFVPKWRKETSRPDNPIAEQDILVELERDRLLVFTPSRLVGGKRMVCYDDRYILRLAAELNGIVVSNDNYRDLAQENPEFRRVVEERILMYSFVNDRFMPPDDPLGRSGPTLDNFLRIGSNFKKAEFSSPCPYAKKCTYGNKCKFLHPERGLYHTQKTVTEKLFEHAQRHLQARGTSFSLPPGLNNTHKPLSRTKSSAHSSGANKSVTVPKSKSVENVTDGIACPIIYQPISQVQNQQGPVGWQASRVTSLDQEPANMHRKLQRQLTLNPACDPRLYQLRRFHQQHQNVMNSPLNNLQHRPLTRHTSNETYPAQLTWETSGHHNHQHVTRIASAPDSYRAWPPQTTNQTISRLGTSDPQLNILQPSSTSSTTTTTTTTTTTTIVNNHHANWNISQTHDARRRIHYHLANIFPEEQVQTVMALNPHETDPKKICALILTMFPKL